CGATCTCGTGGCGAACCTGCTGATCGCCGCGATCGTCGCGTGGATCGCCACCCGGGTGGCCTACGACAGCTTCCCGCCGATCTCGATCTTCGCGGGCGCCTCGCTGTACCCGGTGGCCGCCATCGAGGCAGTGCTCGCGTTCGTCATCCGGGCGCGGGTCAACGACCACGAGATCGGCGACGGCCGCCACCAGTTGCATCCGATCACCGCGGCCCGCGCCGTCGCGCTGGCGAAGGCGTCGGCGCA
Above is a genomic segment from Nocardia sputorum containing:
- a CDS encoding DUF3180 domain-containing protein, whose translation is MKLKPTRILDLVANLLIAAIVAWIATRVAYDSFPPISIFAGASLYPVAAIEAVLAFVIRARVNDHEIGDGRHQLHPITAARAVALAKASAQVGSIAAGIWLGFLCWVFPQRGTLRAAAADSPGAIVGMLAGVALVAAALWLEYCCRAPEDPTDDAATT